GCTCATTACGTGACGAATAAATCGTGACCACTTGATCATTTTCTGAAGTCGCTGCTGTATCGTCATTACTTAACTCTTCAGTTGCTGGCGTTTGCGATTCTGCATCCGCATTTTCAGCCGGGGTAGATGCATTATTACAACCCACTAGCCCCATCATCATGCTAAAGACAGCGACAGATAAAGTGGCCTTAACAGGGTGAGTAAACGATAGGCGTTCAGCAACCGCGTTCAATGACATGGTCTTCTCCATAGTAGTACGACAGATAGGTGAGATAGCGTTATATGATGAGCGATTAATTAGGCATTTAAGCCATCAAAATGCTAATTAATTAATGAAAAAACTAGAAGCAACATACTAATCGAAATGAGATTAATTATCAATACATTTATTTTTACTGATAATAATCTTAATAAGAGACAAGTTATACCTCATGTTCAGACAGCTTAATCTTGATTATTCTGTATTAGCCATTGTCCTAAAATCACATTAACAGCCGCCTCCGTGCGCAAAATTCTTGAGCCTATATGTACCGCCTTACAGCCCTGTTCATGGAACAATTCAATCTCATAATCAATCCAGCCACCTTCAGCGCCAATGCAAACTACGTTCGGTAACGTAGTCTTGGTAGCAGACGATAGCGACTCAGATGATAGCTGCTGTAAATACTGTGAAAATGATTGCTCACCATAAGGGTGTGCGACTATGGCATTCTGGGTAATCAAGCTAGCCAGCTGATCTTCCACAAACGGCTTAAAGCGTTTTTGTAGAGTGATGCGCGGCGCTATCGTATCGACCCCTTGTTGCAGACCTTCCAATACAAACTCATCAAGTCGCGTAAGCAACGGACTTTGCCAGTAGCTTTTTTGGGTACGGTAACTATTGATTAGGACGATATCGCGAACACCCAGTGCCGTCATGTCCATAATCAAGCGGCGTAGTACTTTGGGACGCGGTAATGCCAAAATCACAGTGACATCTAACTTAACTGGTGGCGCAGTATCAAGCTGTACCTCACGTAGCTGTATATTGTCAGACGCAATGCTATCAATGATTGCTGTACCAAGATTACCACCGAGCTGGCCAATTTTGAGCGTATCACCAACTTGTAAATTCAATACTTTATTGACATGGATAATTTGTGCAGGTGCAGTAATTTGCGCATAAGGCTGCGCAATATTAGAGGTGGGTAACAAAATACAATTCATACAGCCTATCGCTTAATAAAAATAAGAGTGAACGCCAGTTAGAATGGAGTAATTGGAGTTAATAAACTGAAGTTAATAATAAGCTAAGCACAATAAAGTAATAACCATTAGCAGAATTAACGTCAAGCATTAGGGCGTGTCCTCATTTTGATAATGGTGACAAAAATGAGGACGAACTCTAGTAAACTACTCAATCGTTTCTTCTATCATTGCCAGTTGGCGAGTCAAGACTGCTTGCTGTTGGACGGTTAGTTGCGCGCCTGCCTGCCCTGCTTGCTTAGCAGATTCTGGATGACTCAGCCAAAACTTTAACTGCTGATATATCAATTCAATATCATTTTTGGACTTACTTATTGAATGCTCATTACTGCCAAGCGCTTTATAAAAGGGACTATTAGGCTGATATAAAGCACCAACACTTGCCAGCTTATCTACGACGCTTTGGCAAGACTGGGTATATTGTCCCATGAGTACCGGCTTACCTACACTCATAGGCTCAACTGGATTATGACCACCGATATCAACTAGAGAGCCACCGACGAGCGCTACATCTGCTTGTGCATACCAATGCATCAGCTCACCCATACTATCGGCTAGATAAACTTGCGTTTGTGTAGTGACAGCTTCGTCCTTACTACGCCGTGCCATCTGCAAACCTGACTTGCTAATCAATTCAGCCACTTCATCAAAGCGTTCAGGATGTCTGGGCACAATGATGAGTAGTGTTTCAGTAAGCTCAGGTGTATCTAACAGTTGCTGTTGCAATGTTAAGGCCGTAGTTTCTTCACCGCTATGAGTACTCGCCGCTATCCAAACTGGACGGTCTAGAAACTGCGAATTAGGTAATGAATAATGTAATGAATCAGTCCGCGAATCAGACAGATTCGACAGCTCAGTAATAGCGCGCTCTTCTTCGACTTTGTCAGTCGCTAGTTTGGAATCAGTAGCGTTTTTGGAATTGACAGCTTTAGGCGTATTGATGACCCATTTAAGAGAGCCAGCAACGCGTATCTGAGCACTATCTGCACCCAACTGTCGAAAGCGTTTAGCAGATTCGCTATCTTGCGCGATGATTAAACTAAGGTTTTGCATCATGCTGGTGCTTACTGCACTTATCTTTTGATAACGGGTAAAAGAAGCTGCCGATAGCCGTCCATTAACGAGAATACTAGGGACATTCTTCTGCGACAAAGTCGCTAGAATATTCGCCCACAGCTCAGTCTCTACAAATAATGCAGCAACTGGCTGTACATGCGCTAAAAATCTCTCAATTACTGCGGGCGTGTCTACTGGTACATAACTGTGGCTCATACGACCTTGAGCAATCTCTTCAGCAAAGCGGCTAGCACCACGCGCATGACCAGTCTGCGTGGTATTGGTTAACCAGATACCATAACCCTGCGCCAGTAACGCATCGAGCAAGGGCGCGACCGTATTGGTCTCCCCTAACGAGACGGCATGACACCAGATTATTTTATGACCAATATTATTGATAGATACAGGACGCGGCGGGTACTGCTTGCCAAAACGCTGTGCAACTTCTTGCTGATAATTATCCCGACTGCGCGAACGACGCCAGACCTGTATGCGATATAACGGCTTTAACAACGAAATAATAAGCCGATAATACCAAGGCGGCGTGCGAGCTGCACGTTTAGGTAGCAAAGAGTGATTCATAGCATAATTATTAGAGTCTGTACGGACAGCCGATGATGACTCAGACTCAGTAGATGGTGGCACAGAAGATGATGGCATGAAGAAGCCCAGTTTGATAGTAGACAAAACCACATAATAAGCAGTCAACAATTGGGCAATTCTACCGCAAATTATAGGAAAGCCATACAACTTAGTGACTCGAATGCTTAAAAATTTATATAGTTGACTTACTAGATAGCAAAACCTTGCGATTATTACTAACATCAAAACAAAGTATATAGTATGTTCATACTCAAAAAGAAGAAAGTGCCGTTATACTTATCCCTGCTTTGTTTTAAACTAACTATATAAAGTTAAAAGTATATTTGTGAAGTCTACGAGTTAATGTTTCGTTATCATACAAATACAACTAATAATATCGCGCCAACTAATACTATTCCAATCAAGAGCTGATAACGTTTAATACTATGCTGCTCTTGTTTTTGAGTCGTTATTAATGCTTGCGCGTCCTGCCACTGGGTCACCAGCTCTGCTGCTTCTGCATGACCATTTTTAGCGGCCTCCTCTAACCAATACTTACCGCTATTAATATCTTGTGACACTCCTACGCCTTGATAGTACATTTTACTAAGCAGGCGTTGAGCGCGGACATCTTTATCGTTTGCAGCTTGCTTGACCCAGTCCACACCTGCTACTTTGCTAGCTTCTGTATCCGTTATCAGCCCTTCGCCTAATAATTTATACATGGCCAGTCGTAACATTGCATCGGTATTACCGAGCGCACTAGCGTTTTGTAGCAAAGTTAGCGCCTGCTGACGGGATGTTTGATGCAGCTCTGAAAACTGCATTTGGTCACGTGGCTTGTTTTGCCGCGCAATATGCCGCTCGAACTGATCCAGTATTTTACACGCTTGCAGGTAATCATCGTTGCCAGCATCTTGCGCTACTTCAATCTCCTTTAACTCTATAAGCAATTGCGTAAAAATCTCTGGCGTTACAGAAGCCTTTGAGTGTTTAACAGTTTGTAGTTGGGTGGT
The nucleotide sequence above comes from Psychrobacter sp. P2G3. Encoded proteins:
- a CDS encoding 16S rRNA (uracil(1498)-N(3))-methyltransferase, which codes for MNCILLPTSNIAQPYAQITAPAQIIHVNKVLNLQVGDTLKIGQLGGNLGTAIIDSIASDNIQLREVQLDTAPPVKLDVTVILALPRPKVLRRLIMDMTALGVRDIVLINSYRTQKSYWQSPLLTRLDEFVLEGLQQGVDTIAPRITLQKRFKPFVEDQLASLITQNAIVAHPYGEQSFSQYLQQLSSESLSSATKTTLPNVVCIGAEGGWIDYEIELFHEQGCKAVHIGSRILRTEAAVNVILGQWLIQNNQD
- a CDS encoding 3-deoxy-D-manno-octulosonic acid transferase → MPSSSVPPSTESESSSAVRTDSNNYAMNHSLLPKRAARTPPWYYRLIISLLKPLYRIQVWRRSRSRDNYQQEVAQRFGKQYPPRPVSINNIGHKIIWCHAVSLGETNTVAPLLDALLAQGYGIWLTNTTQTGHARGASRFAEEIAQGRMSHSYVPVDTPAVIERFLAHVQPVAALFVETELWANILATLSQKNVPSILVNGRLSAASFTRYQKISAVSTSMMQNLSLIIAQDSESAKRFRQLGADSAQIRVAGSLKWVINTPKAVNSKNATDSKLATDKVEEERAITELSNLSDSRTDSLHYSLPNSQFLDRPVWIAASTHSGEETTALTLQQQLLDTPELTETLLIIVPRHPERFDEVAELISKSGLQMARRSKDEAVTTQTQVYLADSMGELMHWYAQADVALVGGSLVDIGGHNPVEPMSVGKPVLMGQYTQSCQSVVDKLASVGALYQPNSPFYKALGSNEHSISKSKNDIELIYQQLKFWLSHPESAKQAGQAGAQLTVQQQAVLTRQLAMIEETIE